The DNA window GTTTTCGACACTGACGTTGccttttaaatcaatttttgactatttttctattaaaatataaacaaaataatttttattttattaaagtacttTATGATTAATCTATACATCTCgttctaatatttttaaagtaaatattttaaaattattaattgttaaaattttaaaagtccGAACCTACTTTTGTTCGAAATATGGAACAGGAGGGAGTATCAAGATATGATCTCTCGTTTTCCTACCATTCTATGCTCTGTGTGGCAAACGTCTAGCCATAGTTTCATTCGCtctaatcttttcgcttctgtttatacttataaaccaaaatttaaatttttaatattaaatttagagttgatttttagattttttagcaAACTTTAtttctagccttggcttttaagTCCCtacaaatatgtttataaaatttctattcacaaattatttttcatttacagatatactgtttgattttttttagagaaaaatacaaacaatcaccccgtaATGCAGTCGTAACTCGTCAGATGCACGCCAGATGTTAATTAATAAACAAGGCTGGGTAGAGTTTATTTTGTCTAGGAAGTAGTCACTGGATGTtgatgtcgtcgtcgccctttaATAATCGCAATTTATCAGAGGGTAGATCACCGTTCACTGGAAATGCAGTCGTAACCAATGATATTTGCTTAGCTGCTGGTGGGGGAGGCTGCTACTAATTAAGATAGAACACAGATAAATGTCCTTTTATCGTGGACTTGGCGTCTATACAGAATTTCTTGTATGCTTATAGGCAGCGTTGCATACGTTTGTTAATATCAACTTTACCATCCTTAATAAAGTATCAAGAGttactgtttttttaatgtaaaatttaataccttcaGATACTATCTAAtctttatgtataaaagttttgaacaCATACTTTTTCAgaatagtaatttttttttacatttggaCCGTTTCAATTTCAGTCTAATCTCCCCATGGTTCATGGTGTCAAACTGTCAGGATGACCAACCATGATCAATTAGACACTGATCATTGGACGCTAttttagttaataattaacttaagacattttttcttttgttttgttgcagGGCGATTCAGAAGGCCAACTGCTACCACCGGGAAGGACACGACGCGCCGTGCTCCGCCGGCGGAGACGGCTACTACATGCTCGTGTTCGGGCTCGCGCAGGTCGTCCTCTCCCAGATACCGGGCTTCCACGACATGGCCTGGCTCTCCGTCTCGTCGGCGGCCATGTCCTTCTCCTACTCCCTCATCGGCTTCGGCTTCGGCATCGCCAAAGTCATAGGTAGCAATAACCAGAAACgaagttaaaataaaatataaatatatcaatgaTAAAACTAGAATAAAGTATAGATGGGTGCTacttacttttcttttttattttgaattaagtttaaaaacaaGTACGCGAGcttaaattaatatgtatgcATATAGTGAAAATATATGAACTCTGCCATTTTTTTAGGTCCAGATGTCTGGCAACCCCTCTTCACCACTTACCTCCTTCCTCGACAATAATAATGCTAGCTGCTCTCACTTTCAATCATTTTACTATCCTTAATAAAATACCGAGATATattgtatataatattttttaaattccatATACTTTCTGAAGAACTATAAAATCTCAACTCAAATTAAGCCTACTTAGTACATCTCCAAGAAAATGATCATCTCATTTGCTATACTTAAATTTGGtaattttacacaaaaaatattctttaagAGAGTGATTATTTGACTTGTCATACCATTTAAATGGCTAAACTTGAGTTCTCAATAACCAAATTTGGCAACTTATTCCACCACTAGCAAAATTGTTATCCATGGGTCCCACATGAGTAGGACCCCATGTCATTCTTCCCTTACCAGGATTTGAGAGTCTCTTCGAAATACTCGTAGAATTCAAATTGTCAAAACtcaaataaatagataaatttcgATTTGgagagttaaaatttagccattgttttggagatgctcttatgaACCAAAACTGCACTATTTGAACGTACAGTAGTAGCTGCACAGCCATGAAGGAAACACTGTAAGCGTGACTATTTCTTAATTTCGTTGCAGCTAATGGAGTGGTCAAGGGGGGAATCGGAGGGATCGCCATGGTGTCCGCGACGCAGAAGGCGTGGCGAGTCTCGCAGGCGATCGGGGACATCGCGTACGCCTACCCCTACGCGTCGGTCCTGCTCGAGATCGAGGTACGTGCCGCCGGTCGTGCGTGCAATGGCGACGAGAGCATGAGGATGAGCATGAGCATGCGTTGAGAAGCAAATGGCGTCAACGACGTTGTCGTCGGGTTGTTTTCTGGTGGTGAAGGACACGCTGAGGCCGCCGGAGAACGAGACGATGAAGACGGCGTCGAGGGCGAGCGTCGCGGTGACCACCTTCTTCTACCTCGGCTGCGGGTGCTTCGGCTACGCGGCGTTCGGCGACGCCACGCCCGGGAACCTCCTCACCGGCTTCGGCTTCTACGAGCCCTACTGGCTCGTCGACTTCGCCAACCTCTGCAtcgtcctccacctcctcggcGGCTACCAGGCAAAGCACCGATAGTAACATGATCCATTCCACTccacggccgcgcgcgcgccggcgagccgcgCTCAGCCAGCCATGCGACCTGACGACGCGTGAGCTCACATATGTAGGTGTACTCGCAGCCGGTGTTCGCGGTGGTGGAGCGGCGGATGGGCGGCCCGGCGGCGGGCGTGGTGGAGGTGCCGCTGCCGGtcgggtcgccgccgcgccggcgccgctgccgcgtgaACCTGTACCGGCTGTGCTTCCGCACGGCGTacgtggcggcgacgacggcgctggCCGTGTGGTTCCCCTACTTCAACCAGGTGGTCGGGCTGCTCGGCGCCTTCGCCTTCTGGCCGCTGTCCATCCACTTCCCCGTCGAGATGTACCTCGTGCAGAAGAAGGTGGCGCCGTGGACGGCGCGGTGGCTCGCTGTCCGCGCCTTCAGCGCCGCCTGCTTTGTCACGAGCGCCTTCGCCTCCGTTGGCTCCGCCGTCGGCGTGTTCGTCTCCAAAACCAGCTAATTAAACCGCATCAGTTCCGCAAAAAGGCAGTGTTCCTTTTCATCGTGAGAATCGAAGCAAAATATGGTCTGTAAATAGCAAAGAACTCAGACGCTTTGTAACATAAAGCGTTTTTCATTGTGACGGTCGAAGAAAAATCGTGTGTAAATAGCAAAGGAATCAGCCTCTGTGTAAAGAGGACATTTGCGTATATAACTCgagagtaattttacggttCTTTATAAAGGTaacaagaggtatcaaaattttacactgaaattttggtacctcttggtacctacgGACTAGTACCTACGTACTAggagatattaaaatttacagtaaaattttgatacctcttgataTCTACtcaagaactgtaaaattactcataactcgatgaagaagaaaaaacgaaaaaaaatggcaCTTCAGCTAAAGAGGATTTTAGAAGGTTGCCTCAGAGTAGGGAAAAAAGAGACTAGCAATATGATACCACtattatctatataaaatttggtactccTTAAAGATAGAAAATATACTAGTGTGTTTTGCGTCACCATAttgattgtatatatattttttgaaaacgTCCGGTAAAATCAAGGgatatattaaaaagtaaatttattatgtaCAATGTCACCCGCAGATGACTAGACAACAGGTCAGGCGGCCCGAGGTTAGAAGATTAGACTCCGCTTCGTGGGCATGGAGGGCGTTGCCTTTTCCTGATGCTTACGTTGCCGCATCCCGCCGAACCAAGTTCAGAGCATGCCTCCCTTCCCTTTTACATCTGCGTTAGGTtattgatcatatatatatccacTTATCGATAAAACGTTGATGAAATGTCAcgctaataaaaaaatattccacCATTATGTCAAAAGGTGTTTCaatgtattaaaatatttaaacacaATTGAGTCATGACATGAAACATTTAGATCCACCACCTATGAAACATTAATTTTCAactgataaaatattaatatatttataaaaatgaagaaaaacatgaaataaaacaaaaaaaacgtGTGCAACATTTCAACGCGGCACTACGAAATATCAATACATATTAGTTGCAAAATATGTATTGTTTTCATCATAATACCACTATGTGGGATTCTAttgtaaatatatgattatgaaaaatacaacGATTAAATTAGTTGCAATCGGAGAATTGATTTATTAGGATAATAAATCCTTTAAGCTTTGTTATTGGAgtgaagagaagaagagataGTAGCGTGCATGTGCATGTCCAGGAGGATAAAACActgaaggggaaaagaaagaaaggaaaaaagtagcatgcatatatacacggAGAGcagtagaaaagaaaaggaaacagCGTGTGTCCGACCATGATCAGTATCGCCATTTTGATGACACAACAGGTTCAAAGCAAATCTctaaagaataaataaaattggtcGTGAGGTGCACCCGACAGATTACACCATGATATTTTACAATGGCACTTTTTACAAATTTCGTTCAGGTGGCCAAAATGTTGAAGACAAAGCTTCAGTACGTACACGGGATTTGAAGCCATTCATCATAAATTACAAATGTGACGCGtctttgagaaaattttaggCAGAGAACCAGTTGAGATCTATTAATCTAGAGTATTGGAACCCATTCCAATTCTAACTCCATTTCACCTGATTCTACATTCTGCAGCTTTAGGTTCACTTCCTGTTTTACCTTGCCCGACACAACATTGACAGTGCTATCTTTCAGCAGACAATTGTCTCTGGTCATGAACCACCTTCCAATTTGCATGTCACCGATGCGTGAGGGATCTCCAAAGGCCATGGCAGCCGTGATCATTGGTTGAAGATCTATCTCCGCTTCCCCCATGATATCATCAGCAGAGAACATATCATGGTCGTATACTTGCTGGAAATAgagatattatatattatttgcatGCCGCAAGAAAACAGAAGCATGACAATGGATGCTTCATAATAACATAAGTTTACTTTATACTATAAATGCTTCTTCCTCTGCATCACTTTACAGATTATTTTATACAACAtgtgaataaaaaacattCAGATATGGAGgccttatttttcttgttaattCCTTTCTACAAATTTCAAGCACCAATGTTGAATTTCCTTGCAACCTGTACTGATTTATATGATTCTAAGTTGGAATGAGATGTATAATATGTAGGAAACTCTAAAGCTCAGTTTATAGTATCACCTTTATTTATTATCCATACCAGCCCGTTAATGCAAATAAGTCTTTCCCTCTGAACTGGTGAGCTATATTTAAACACCATGCATTCAGAACAGTAAGGAACTAAAAATATGGAACGTAAGCTTGATAGGTGTTGATTCTTTAAAGGAACATCAAAGAAGGATTCATAAAGTTCTATATTCCTGCCTGGCACTTTAACTAcattgaaattaaaatatcttCATCACCCTTTTTAGTACCATGTTCATCACTAGGAATATGGGAATAATCAATGTAATCAAGCCAACTGTGTATAGCATCATTTTTAGGTTCTAGCATCATGCATGCTATCAAATTTAAGCGGCTTTAGTTAACTACTTTCTTTTCATATTGTAACTAATTTCAGGAAAACAACTGTGAGATGATATCGCTTCACCGTTCCATTAGCAGCTTTTGGAAGTAAGCGAAATaactttgatcaaacttaCAAGTTTTAGAGGTCCATAATTTCGAGGAACTGATAGCTTAAGCACTTCATTCCATACTGGATTCAGGTCACTCTTTTTAACCGTGGTTTGAGCAGTCTGCAATTAGGCCAACAATTGAATGTTTAAAGGAACACATTAGCGTAACAATTATTATGTatatcaaaagaaaaaggtaccTGCTCCCCAAGTGTTAGAATAACATATGGATCACTCGTTAGCATGTCTCTGACGGCCAACTCAATACCTCTTACCACTGTAATGTTCAGCTCCCCAACAAATTCTCTTGTATCTTCCTGTGACCATTTGCAAGGGTAAGGCTAATTATCTGGGTGACTAAAATCATGCAACAATATGTTCCATTTAAATTGCTAGTTTGAACccacaaaataaaatgattagaCAAATATTCACAGCtgtatcatatatttttcagcataACAGCTTACAGTGACGTGCTTCGTTGAAGTGCTAGAGAAACCGCTGTTTACACTCTTCACAGAATTGGTCGGTTCAAAAGAACCCTTTGAGGTAATGCGCAAACTTGGCTTCAAAAAGTCTTGTGTCTCATACTTGGCTCTGTGTATCAaaagataatatattaatattatgaTTAGCTCCAATGAAATTACAGATATTTGAATAGAATAATTATCAAACcttataaatttagttctaTATTCCATAGTTGAATCTGGCTTGGGTTTTGGGTGATCTTTTGGAAGAAAAGCCTCATAAATGGAATTTGCATATGAGTTACCACCAACCTCAACCATGGAATCTATATCACTATCAGACCAATCATCCAAAGTTACTGACAAAACCTGACAAAAAACAACACGTGAACAAATGAAATCAGTATTGAAGGTTGCAAATATAAATACTGATGGTGTAGtaactctaaaaataaataagggcaggaaatttcaaaaatcaaattgcacaataggatttttttttcttttctaagaACTACAACAGACAAAAGGAAGTTCCTGTGGTCCAAATAACCTTTGAAACATCTGGTCCAAGTGCTCTATGAACATCTCCACACTTTAAGCAAAGAAATACTCCGATATTAGCAGACCTGGAATGCAAAGTAAACATTGCTCACACTATAGATTTCAGACAGATGACATCGAAAGTCCAAAAACAAAGGTAATTTCTTTTCCATTAGTGTGGAGACATCAAAACATAATAGGTAtgtatacaaaaaaaaaatgatgcccTGATCAGTTTAAAAGTCACTTACGCCCATTTGGGATCAGGTGCACTACAATCAGCACATATCCGGTTGTCACTTTTTAACATTAGATCCttcaattttcttgttttgcctgcTACATGGAAAAAAACAGATAGCTAAAAAATTGCAGGCGTtagggaaaaagagaagaacGTGAACATCATTGGCATCATTTAGGGAACTGAATAAACTAAATTAGGTGCATCATGCTGTAGAGACTATATCATCTTCTATCGTAGTCATGAATGAAGTGAAATTTATGCACAGAAGTACAAGTAAATGCATTCTACTATCCACGAGTAACAACACATGGTATACAATCTAGTAATATATCTGCACCTATAACAGGCTTGGTCGACTTGATGGGTTGATAACGATTAGCTGTGCTCATTTTGGATTTGGAATCTCAGATAGCTCACAATAGCAAATCACCTGCAGGAAACATAAAAGCAAGAGTCAAGGACCAGCTTCTTTACAAATTTGAATGTCAATGTGAATATTTTGGAGGATTTCTaacctaaataaaaaaacacattttgtATCATAAGAGAACAAATCCACAATACACAAGAACAAATGTTCAGCTGACACGCTTCATCACAAACGAGGTCCAGATGCCATTAGTTAAAACCAAGGTTGCCAAATTTAAGAGGTACAGTTCAACATATGAATAACATGCTGAAAGTGAAAGGCAGCCTGGCTGTCAAAATTACGAAGTATATAAGTAAGCTGATTTTTAGGCCTGGTTTTGTTTCCACttaggattattgtaatctagattatttaaGCAGATTACTATAAGTTGGATTATTATAAGTTGAAGTAGGTAATGCATGGTAAGATGGgtaattaatttgaagtaCCTAAGGGTAGTGGGTCTTTAGCCACTCAATAAtctggaaaaagaaaagcatccATGGAGGAGCTTATCAAATTATAGTAATCTAggctccagattataataagttggCACAATAATCTAATTGTTCGTTTCagattatttctataatcCAGATTACAATAACCCTAAGTTGAaccaaacaaggccttaggCTCATACAGAATTGGAAATCATGGATAGCAAAAAGGAAGTGGTTTTTAGGCTTTTATAGAGTTAAATCATGTATACCAATAAAGAATCGATCGAACCTTTTCTCGCAAATTTACCACTAGAAACATGATTTAATCAAATCTATACATTTATGTAATTCGGAAAGAACCACTCCAGAATAGATGGCTGAAATATTTTGACCAGATTCCGAACCAAATGGCATACAGCACTTCTTGGTGCAAATGTATCCTAATGTTCGTTCTTATCCTATTTCTTCAATGCTACATCGTTATCAGAGCAGCAAAGGCATGCTCAACAAGGGTAAAACAAGAATCACTGCTGCAGTAGATCAGTAGTCTAAACTCGGCCACCCCGACAAGCCAACCCAACGTCCCATACTCCCATGTGGATCCAGATGTTGCATGTTCTCAGTAGCTCACAATCTCAGGCTTAGCATGTAGACATTGGCCTAGATCAGGCAGAAACAGAATGACACGCTTGAATACATTAGGTCAGGGCAATCTCAATAGCTGGTGTCCGTAAATTGTCGGCTTCCAGCATAGCTCCATACAAAGATCAACACTCTAAATGGGCATTGGTGCATTACGACAGGTACCAAGCAACGCAAGATTCCTCCAAGATTCCACACCTCCAAAGCTAAGATCTTCATCAATTATGCCAACCTCCCAATCTACGAGGCAATGGTACCATGATTGCATTCCAGCTCCCAAACGAAACGAAATGGTAGAAGAACAAAGGAATGGAACAAACATGCGCTGGGGTGGACCGAGCCATCAAATCAGACCTCCGGCAAATCAAACCGGATCAAAAATACGCATACCACGCTCATCCAGCTGCACGAAAGCGCGGCGCCACATTTCTTCTCCCCGCGCAGATCAAGCCAAGAGGACGCTAACCGCATGCCGGATTCCAAACCACCAGAAATCACGAACAAgcgacgcggcgaggagggaatGGACGAGCAAGCGGATGGGAGGGACCAACCGGATGGATCGCGCGGGCCGGCGGGCGGGGGCGGGTACCGCCGGCGGCTTccggtggggtggggtggtgaggtcgccggcggcggtggatggaGCGATCGCGCCCCGGGGGTTCGCCTGGTCGCGGACGCGCAAATGGAGCGCGACGACGTGAGGGGGGGGCGGAATTAATATTTTGGGGGATATTCCTCCTGCTCTGCTGTTCAGAATGCCTCCTATTTCTGTAACATCGTGGTCGTGGCCGGTGGCCCATGGCGGATTCAGCTTCACCTGTTTCTTCTCCGGCTTCGTGTCCTTGTTGTCTTGGCAACTCTGAACGTGGCCGTAAAAATGCACGAATTTTGCGAATTCGGCATACCCTAGACACATACATATGCAGCCAGCCACCGACTACCGCTCCCATAGCTGTTTCGTCCGTAATCCGAAAATGGATGATTTTTTAGGTTCGGTACGAGATTTGATTCGGTTCGTATGTCAAGTTATCGGTAACCTTCTTGatataccaaatcgttttctaTCCTTGGAAGCTGAGTAAGATGTGCATTGTTAGATCTATTGGtcaaaaatgatttggtactgcgaggtactggtacctcgaagtactttttgttggaccggagcaaatctcatttataaataaagaacaatttataaataaaacttttatatatgtaaataaacttcggtggaaaaaaacttaaaaatcaattttaaatataagccTAGGTAAAAAAAGACGATGGTGTAGGGTGTAGTTTCGTTTCGGGTTAAAGATGGTCACGGAATCGGTAGACTTAGCGTTGCGTTGCATAGAGTGCTCCCATTTTCGTTTTAGTAGAAGatggttattttaaaattcaatccACATCGTACTATAATCAatattaaatagttaaattattaaatatggtTGATTTCTGATCGATTGAGCGACAGTTTCTATAGTATGTGACATACTATCGGTTTTGACAGTTTCCTAAATAAAGTCAGTGCTGAAAACACCctaaaataattcatatgtAATCATCCAAAATAAGCCGGTGAAAGATGAAGAAAACATTCTAAATAGTTTATACGTAAACTTAtatagggtgattgtttggcttttcattaaaaagtcaaatgacatatttacaaataaaaaataatttttaaataaaatatttatatatgtattcttagcgatctaaaagccaagtctataaaataaattttgttgaaaaaaacccctaaaatcaacttcaaatttaaggttgaaaatttaaaataaacatcaattttttgtttttgtttgcttataagccaaaatttaaatttagagatgattttgaagtttgttcatcataatttattttgcagcCTATGCTCTTAGGTCATTAAGAAcgctatagatttttttattcataatttttttatttataaatatgttatttgactttttataaaaaaaaggcaagagATGGCAGCCTATACTATCAAGTTTTTTCAAGGCTCCTTGTAAATAATTGTGCCATTCTGCGCCTCGTTACCTATTGCTACCCCTTTCTGATGTGCTTGGAGATGCATGTTGATAGAACTTTATTTAGATCGCGCTTATGTATACCTATGTAGTTTTCATTCATATCCTACTAGAAATATGGCCTTAACTTATGTTCATTAATGTTCTCCATTAATTCTCAAGCATATGCTTTTTGCAGTTGATATGTTCTTTTCCATATCCAAATATTCACGCATCATTTTCTGATATCTATCAGGTTACTGAGCCCAAGGTTCATGTAGAcccaaatttaataatatatctgATATGTTAAGTCATATCTTGAAATCTATCATGATAAGATTGGCCAATTTGTGTTAGGACATATTCAACCATTGAATTCTGTGGTGGCATATGAGCTTAGTTTCCTAATCCCACCGACCTACTTGAGTGAATTGCTTTGGTTTGAATTATTTAGTTGCCTTGGATGTTGATAAAAAACACATGTTCCATAAATATTGTTTAGAACACATCACTTGGATTAATTTTGAACAATACCCGTTTTGGAAAATGTTAGCGAAATCCGcaatatgaattttatgaaatatCTATTCAGTGTCAGTGGTGCTCATGGAAGATCGATGGGAGAGAAAGTAGGATGGTACATTTTTCGTGGATAACGTCGGTAACCTTTTGCATTTGCCCCTATAcatgaccattcatcttaagttagtttttaatataattcaCACCAAGGGCCGTCTCTAGCCATAGGCCGTGGGGGCGACGGCCTAGGGCCCACGAGATGTGGGGCCCATTACTCCCCTCCCTGTC is part of the Oryza brachyantha chromosome 2, ObraRS2, whole genome shotgun sequence genome and encodes:
- the LOC102701696 gene encoding ADP-ribosylation factor GTPase-activating protein AGD12-like isoform X2 — translated: MSTANRYQPIKSTKPVIGKTRKLKDLMLKSDNRICADCSAPDPKWASANIGVFLCLKCGDVHRALGPDVSKVLSVTLDDWSDSDIDSMVEVGGNSYANSIYEAFLPKDHPKPKPDSTMEYRTKFIRAKYETQDFLKPSLRITSKGSFEPTNSVKSVNSGFSSTSTKHVTEDTREFVGELNITVVRGIELAVRDMLTSDPYVILTLGEQTAQTTVKKSDLNPVWNEVLKLSVPRNYGPLKLQVYDHDMFSADDIMGEAEIDLQPMITAAMAFGDPSRIGDMQIGRWFMTRDNCLLKDSTVNVVSGKVKQEVNLKLQNVESGEMELELEWVPIL
- the LOC102701696 gene encoding ADP-ribosylation factor GTPase-activating protein AGD12-like isoform X1, with the translated sequence MSTANRYQPIKSTKPVIAGKTRKLKDLMLKSDNRICADCSAPDPKWASANIGVFLCLKCGDVHRALGPDVSKVLSVTLDDWSDSDIDSMVEVGGNSYANSIYEAFLPKDHPKPKPDSTMEYRTKFIRAKYETQDFLKPSLRITSKGSFEPTNSVKSVNSGFSSTSTKHVTEDTREFVGELNITVVRGIELAVRDMLTSDPYVILTLGEQTAQTTVKKSDLNPVWNEVLKLSVPRNYGPLKLQVYDHDMFSADDIMGEAEIDLQPMITAAMAFGDPSRIGDMQIGRWFMTRDNCLLKDSTVNVVSGKVKQEVNLKLQNVESGEMELELEWVPIL
- the LOC102701418 gene encoding probable amino acid permease 7; protein product: MGGGGERDGQAEPLLGKLSDSAYGSSEEQIVKRSGTAWTAAAHIITAVVGSGVLSLAWSVAQLGWVGGPVAMAVFAGVTVVQSSLLADCYISHDPERGVVRNRSYVDAVGFYLGEKSQWFCGFLLNFNLFGGGVVYTLTAAISMRAIQKANCYHREGHDAPCSAGGDGYYMLVFGLAQVVLSQIPGFHDMAWLSVSSAAMSFSYSLIGFGFGIAKVIANGVVKGGIGGIAMVSATQKAWRVSQAIGDIAYAYPYASVLLEIEDTLRPPENETMKTASRASVAVTTFFYLGCGCFGYAAFGDATPGNLLTGFGFYEPYWLVDFANLCIVLHLLGGYQVYSQPVFAVVERRMGGPAAGVVEVPLPVGSPPRRRRCRVNLYRLCFRTAYVAATTALAVWFPYFNQVVGLLGAFAFWPLSIHFPVEMYLVQKKVAPWTARWLAVRAFSAACFVTSAFASVGSAVGVFVSKTS